In Heptranchias perlo isolate sHepPer1 chromosome 16, sHepPer1.hap1, whole genome shotgun sequence, one genomic interval encodes:
- the trappc2l gene encoding trafficking protein particle complex subunit 2-like protein, giving the protein MAVCVAVIAKENYPLFIKTVPTENELKFHYTVHTSLDVVEEKISAVGKALVDQRELYLGLLYPTEDYKVYGYVTNTKVKFVIVVDSSNIALRDNEIRSMFRKLHNSYTDVMCNPFYNPGELIQSKVFDNVVSAMMVQVC; this is encoded by the exons ATGGCGGTCTGTGTAGCAGTGATCGCGAAAGAg AATTACCCACTGTTCATTAAAACTGTTCCCACGGAGAACGAGCTGAAGTTTCATTACACGGTTCACACCTCACTGGATGTTGTGGAGGAGAAGATCTCGGCAGTGGGGAAGGCGCTGGTGGATCAGAGGGAGCTCTACCTGGGACTACTTTACCCCACCGAGGATTACAAAGT ATACGGGTACGTCACCAACACAAAAGTGAAATTTGTTATTGTGGTGGATTCTTCCAACATCGCACTGAGGGACAACGAAATCCGCAGC ATGTTCAGAAAACTGCACAACTCCTACACAGATGTGATGTGCAATCCATTCTACAACCCGGGAGAGCTGATTCAGTCCAA GGTCTTTGACAACGTGGTATCGGCTATGATGGTTCAGGTGTGCTGA